Genomic window (Streptomyces cadmiisoli):
TCTGCGTCGGGAGGTGACCGCCGCCCGCGACGGGCAGCGCGGCGATCCGGTCGACGGCCCCCGCAAGGGACTCCGGCGGCAGCAGTCCGGGTCCTCGGCTGCGCGCGAAGTCCGCAAACGTTTCGGCAGTGGTGTACCTGGGCCGGAATCCGAGTGTGTCGCGCATCTGGGACGTGTCCACCGCGCGGCCGTGGGTCAGCAGACGGATCTGCTCCGGGGAGAAGTCCGTCATGCCCAGCGTACGCACCAGGGAGCCCGCCCAGGTGACGGCGGGCAGCAGCAGCGGCATCGTGGGGCGGCCGAGCCGCCGGGCGCACTGGGAGAGCAGCAGCACCCCGTCACCGGCGATGTTGAAGGTGCCGCTGTTGAGGGTGCCCCGCAGCGGCTCGTGCGAGGCGATCCGCAGCACCTCGACCACGTCGTCCTCGTGCACGAACTGCAGCCGCGGGTCGTAGCCCAGCACCGTCGGCAGCACGGGCAGCGAGAAGTACGAGGCGAGCGGCGAGTCCGCCCCCGGCCCGAGGATGTTGGCGAACCGCAGCACGCACACCGCCACGTCCGGCCGGCGGCGGGCGAAGCCGCGCACGTACCCCTCGACCTCCACCGTGTCCTTGGCGAACCCGCCGCTGGGCAGCGACTTGGCCGGGGTCGTCTCCGTGAACACGGCCGGGTCGCGGGGCGCGGAACCGTAGACGTTGGTGCTGGACTTCACGACCAGCCGCTTGACGGTGGGGGACTTCTGGCAGGCGCCCAGCAGCTGCATCGTGCCGATGACGTTGGTCTCCTTGACCGTGGTCCGGCTGCCGCTGCCGAGCGCGGTCCCGGTGACATCCATGTGGACGACCGTGTCCGCGGCCGTCTCGGCCAGCACGCGCGCGATGGTGGGCTGCCGGATGTCGGCCCGGATGAAGTCGGCGCCTCCCAGATGGTGCTCGGGCGGTACCGCGTCCACGGCGACGACCCGGTCGACCTCCGGGTCGCGCTGGATCCGTCGTACGAAACGGCCCCCCAGGTGACGGGCCACTCCGGTCACGAGCACGACCTTGCCCAAGATCAGCGCCTTCCTTCCAGCCCTCGTCCCTGCCGGGTTCCCCGTGTGCTCGCCAACTTAGCGGTTCGATGTTGCGCTGTGATGACCGCCCGGAGCGACAGGTGACGAGAAAACCCGGTCGTACGACGAGGGCGAGCCATTCGCGCGCAGCCTTGGGCGGCCTGCGCGTTCCGCCGGAATATGCGTGTGGCCCCCCACCGGAACCGGTGGGGGGCCACAGCCACGCTTTCGCGGCGTTGCGGTGCGCCGTATTACTTCTTGTTACGACGCTGAACGCGCGTGCGCTTGAGCAGCTTGCGGTGCTTCTTCTTGGCCATCCGCTTGCGCCGCTTCTTGATAACAGAGCCCACGACTACCCTCGCTCACTTCTCATCACTCGGTGTTTGGGCGCCATGGGCCCACACGACCTACGAGGGGCTAGCCTACCCGCCCGAGCGCTGAGGTCGTAATCGAGGCTTCCGGGGAGATCCGAAAACACCCTGAGCCGGTCTCCCCGGAACACCCGTCAGGCCGTTTCCACCCCCACATAGCTCTCACGGAGGTACTCGTGTACCGCTTGCTCCGGGACTCGGAAGGACCTCCCTACCCGGATCGCGGGCAGATGACCGCTGTGCACCAGCCGGTACACGGTCATCTTCGACACTCGCATCACCGAGGCGACCTCCGCCACGGTAAGGAACTGAACCTCGTTCAGAGGCCTCTCGCCAGCTGCAGCCATGACACACCTGAACCTTCCGCACTCGACGGCCACCGGCTTCCCCTTCCGGTGACTCTTCGTCGTTGCGTGCTCACTCCCCAGACTAGGGGCGGGTGATGCGAGTGGGGAAGAGGTGCACCCATCGGCGGCCTACTGTGACAGACACGCTCGATTGAGTACGTAGCGGGTAAGCGGCCTGTAGTAATCAGACCGCACAGCGTCATCAAGTGGAACGACGACGGACACGCGCCCCTCCGCCTCACCGACGAAGAGGGCGGGGTCGTCCGTATCTGCCAGCCCGATGGCCTCGAACCCCAGCTGACCTGCTCCGCAGACCCACCCGTGGTCCCCGATCACCAGCTCCGGCAGCGGCCCGCCGGCCTCGGCCACCGCGGCCAGAGCGGTACGAACCGGGAGCGGGGAATGCGTGTGTGCGCCGGTCGCACAACCGGAGCCGGAAGCGCCCGGTTCCCGCACCAGCGCGACTCCCCGTACGTAATCAAGGATGTGGGTGCGTAGGCCGAACCGGGTCGTTATGTCGACACAGCGACCCTTCGCCGGGGTGAGTACGGCACATCCCGCCGCCGACAGGGCGTCGGCCAACGCGGCGTAGAAATCGAGCAGTCGGTGCGGATGGCCGGTGCCGATCAGCACCGGTGCCGCACGTCGCGCCGCCGCGGCGAGCCGCTCCGCGAACGCGTCGAGCGCGACCAGGGTCCGCGCCGGATCGATCACATCGTGCCCGGAGACATGTCGAGGATCGGCCGAAACCCCGCACCTGTCCGCCATCAACCCGATCACGTCCCGCTGGCCCCACGACCACTCGGGATCGATCCCGATCAGCACGCGGGGGTCCCGCGCGGCGAACAACCGATAGCTCCGAAGGCTCGTCTCCCGTGAGGTCGCCACGACCCCGGCAAGCCGAGCACCCAGGAGGTGCGCGCGGAGGGCTCCGCTGGTCAGCATGGAGGGATGGTGCCGGATCCACCCCACCCACCACCACGAAAACCTGGAAAACACCGCACAGTTGGCGTAATGGACGCACAATCCCCGGGCATACCCACCCACCACGTGCCCAGCCAGCCCGCGGCTGTCCCACCCCGCCAGCCCGCGGGTATCTCAGCCCGCCAGTCCGCGGGCGGCCCACTCCGCCAACCTGCCGGCAGTCGGCTCCGCCAACCCGCGGGTATCCCACCACTTCAGACCGCGGGCACCCCGCTCCGCCAACCCGCGGGATCCCACCCCGGCAGTCCACCGGCGGCCCGCTCCGCCAGTCCGCTGGCATGCGTACCGCCCGGGGCGGCACGGGTGGGCGCGGGCGGCACCCCGCGACGCGGGACCACCCACCCCACCCCCGCCCAGCCCCGACGCCGACCACCACGTCAGCCCGGCCCAGCCTCGACCCCGCCCAGCCTCAACCGCGCCGCGCCTCACCCCCGCCGCGCCTCACACCATCCCCGCACCCCACACAGCCCCCGGAGGAAAGGAACCCCCCGTCACGCCAACAACCCCCGCAACGGAAACACCGCCCGTCGCACAGCCACCACCGCCTGATCCAACCGGTCCGCGGGGTCGTACCCCGCCTCCCACCCCCGCCACTCCACCGGCCACCGCCCGTCCGTCATCCGCATCGGCGCCAACTCCCGCGTCCGAGCGAACACCTCCTGCCGCCACCCCTCCGGAATCATCGCCTCCGGCTCAATGGGCCGCCCCGCCGCGATCCCCACCAGATGGGTCCAGGACCGCGGTACGACCTCCACCACCGCGTATCCACCCCCGCCGAGCGCCACCCACCGCCCATCGGCGTACTCGTGCGCCAGCTCATGGCAGGCCACCTGCACCGCCCGCTGCGCGTCCAGCGACACCGCCAGATGAGCCAGCGGATCCTCGAAGTGCGTATCGGCCCCGTGCTGGGTCACCAGCACCTGCGGCCGGAACTCGGCGAGCAGCTCCGGCACCACGGAGTGGAACGCCCGCAGCCACCCCGCGTCCCCGGTGCCCGCCGGCAGCGCGATGTTCGCGGCGCTCCCCTCCGCGCTGTCCGCCCCGGTCTCCTCCGGCCACCCGCTCTGCGGGAACAACGTCCGCGGATGCTCGTGCAACGAGATGGTCAGCACCCGCGGGTCCTCCCAGAACGCAGCCTGCACACCGTCCCCGTGATGCACGTCGACGTCCACGTACGCGACCCGCTCCGCCCCCAACTCCAGCAGCCGCGCGATCGCCAGCGACGCGTCGTTGTAGATGCAGAACCCCGAGGCCCCGGCGGGCATCGCATGGTGCAGCCCGCCCGCGAAGTTCACCGCGTGCAGCGCGTCCCCGCGCCACACGGCCTCCGCCGCCCCCACCGACTGCCCCGCGATCAGCGCGGACGCCTCGTGCATCCCGGCGAACGCGGGATCGTCCAACGTCCCCAGCCCGTACGACTGGTCCGCCGCCCGCGGATCCGCCGACGCGGCCTTCACGGCCTCGATGTAGTCCGGACGGTGGACGAGCCGCAGGGTCGACTCACCCGCGGCCTTGGCCGCGACCACGTCCATCTCACGGTCGAGTCCGAACGCGTCGACCAGTCTCCGGGTCAGTGCCAGCCGGACCGGATCCATGGGATGGTCCGGCCCGAAGTCATAGTTCGTTACTGCCTCGTCCCACATCAGCTGTGCGCGACCGCTCATGCCCGCCACCGTATCGGTCCGGTTGAGCGGCGAACGATCGGGCGTACACGAGTGTCACCAGCACCAACACCATCGGCACAAGCATCGCCCCGCGATAACTCCACGCGTCCCCCAGCGCCCCCACCAACGGTGAACCGATCAAGAAGCCCACGTAGTTGAAGATGTTGAGCCGCGCGACCGCCGCATCCGAGGCTCCGGGGAACAGCCGCCCGGCCGCCGCGAACGTCTGCGGCACGATCACGCACAGCCCCAGCCCCAGCAGCGTGAAGCCCGCCATCCCCACCCACGCCCCGGCCGCCCCGGCCACCACGGCGAATCCGACCGCCGCCACGATCGCCCCACCCCGCACCACCGCCACGGCCCCGAACCGCCGCACCCCGAAGTCCCCCACGGCCCGCCCGATCAACGTGGTGACCATGTAGACGTTGTACGGCACCGTCGCGAGCTGCTCCGAGCTCCCGAGCACGTCCTGGAGGTACTTCGCGCTCCAGTTGGAGACCGTCGCGTCCCCGATGTACGCGAAGGTCATCACGAGGCACAGCGGCAACAAGGCCTTGAAGACGATGCCCTCCGCCTTGCCCGCACCCCCCGCTTCCTCAGCGGACCCGGCACCATCCGCGTCGACGTACCACCGGCTCGCCACCAGCGCCGCCGGCAGCAACACCCCGACGACCGGCAGATACGACACCACCAGGGCCAGGTCCCAGTGCGCCCCGGCCCATGCCAGCGAAGCCCCCAGGATCCCACCCAGGCTGTACGCCGCATGGAACCCGAGCATGATGCTGCGCCCGTACGCCCGCTGGAGACTGACGCCCAGCATGTTCATCGACGCGTCGAGCGCCCCCACCGCGAGGCCGAACGCCGCGAGGGCGACCGCCAGCTCGACCATCCGGTCACCGGCGGCCACCCCGAGCAGCGCCAGGAGCACGACCGGCTGCGACCACCGCAGTATTCGGCTGGGAGGTATCCGCTTCACCAGCCGCTCGGTGACCACACTCCCCACACCGGCCAGTACGGGCACCGCGGCGAGAAAGGCCGGCAGCAGCGCGTCGGACACCCCGTACCGATCCTGGATGGCCGGAATCCGCGTCACCAACAGGGCGAACGCCACGCCTTGAGCGAAGAACCCGAACGCCAACGAGGCCCGACCGCGCCGCAGCACACCAGTCATGGCGGCGAGCGTAGGGCCCCGCTGCGCGGCTGGGTATATCCAGCCAAAGATGAATTTCCCTCAGGTTGCCGTGTCAGGCACCCCGGGGTCCGCCTCACACCAGCAGATCGAGCAACTCCCCCATGCCGGCGAACAGCCCGGTCGCCCCTTCGAGCCGCGCCGCCGGTGTCATGGCCGTGAACCCGTACACATCCATCCCCGCCGCGACGGCAGCCCGCACGCCCAACGGACTGTCCTCCACGACGACACACCGCTCCGCCGCGACACCCATCCGCTCGGCCGCGTGCAGAAACAGATCGGGCGCCGGCTTGCCCCGCCCCACATCTTCCGAGCTGAAGATCCGCCCCTCGTCGAACCACCGGTCCAGCCCGGTCGTCCGATGCCCCACCCGAATCCGGGCATGGCTCCCGGACGACGCGACACAGTACGGCACCCCCTCCGCCGCCAGCTTCGCCAACACCTCCTCGGCTCCGGCCACAGCCTTCAACTCCCGTTCGAAGGCGGCGAACACTCGCGCGTGGAAGACATCGTCGAAGTCCGCCGGCAGCCGCTGCCCGGTCCGCTCCTCCACCAGATCGTGCACGCGGTGCATGGCGGAGCCCATGTAGTCCCGCAGGGACTCCTCGTACGACGTCGGATGCCCCAACTCGGTGAGATAAGCGGCCAGGAGCCGATTGGAAATGGGCTCGCTGTCGACGAGTACCCCGTCGTTGTCAAAGATGACCAAGTCGTATCGCATACATCGACCCTAAACGCAGAAAGCCCCCGTGCCGAATGGCACGGGGGCTTTCACAAAAATTGTTCGGCGGCGTCCTACTCTCCCACAGGGTCCCCCCTGCAGTACCATCGGCGCTGTGAGGCTTAGCTTCCGGGTTCGGTATGTAACCGGGCGTTTCCCTCACGCTATAACCACCGAAACACTATGAAACTGACAACCGGACCGCATGTGGCCATACGGGGCTGTTCGTGGTTTCAGAACCAACACAGTGGACGCGAGCAACTGAGGACAAGCCCTCGGCCTATTAGTACCGGTCAACTCCACACGTTACCGTGCTTCCATATCCGGCCTATCAACCCAGTCGTCTACTGGGAGCCTTACCCCATCAAGTGGGTGGGAGCCCTCATCTCGAAGCAGGCTTCCCGCTTAGATGCTTTCAGCGGTTATCCCTCCCGAACGTAGCCAACCAGCCATGCCCTTGGCAGAACAACTGGCACACCAGAGGTTCGTCCGTCCCGGTCCTCTCGTACTAGGGACAGCCCTTCTCAAGACTCCTACGCGCACAGCGGATAGGGACCGAACTGTCTCACGACGTTCTAAACCCAGCTCGCGTACCGCTTTAATGGGCGAACAGCCCAACCCTTGGGACCGACTCCAGCCCCAGGATGCGACGAGCCGACATCGAGGTGCCAAACCATCCCGTCGATATGGACTCTTGGGGAAGATCAGCCTGTTATCCCCGGGGTACCTTTTATCCGTTGAGCGACGGCGCTTCCACAAGCCACCGCCGGATCACTAGTCCCGACTTTCGTCCCTGCTCGACCCGTCGGTCTCACAGTCAAGCTCCCTTGTGCACTTACACTCAACACCTGATTACCAACCAGGCTGAGGGAACCTTTGGGCGCCTCCGTTACTCTTTAGGAGGCAACCGCCCCAGTTAAACTACCCATCAGACACTGTCCCTGATCCGGATCACGGACCCAGGTTAGACATCCAGCACGACCAGACTGGTATTTCAACGACGACTCCACCTGAACTGGCGTCCAAGCTTCAAAGTCTCCCAGCTATCCTACACAAGCCGAACCGAACACCAATATCAAACTGTAGTAAAGGTCCCGGGGTCTTTCCGTCCTGCTGCGCGAAACGAGCATCTTTACTCGTAGTGCAATTTCACCGGGCCTATGGTTGAGACAGTCGAGAAGTCGTTACGCCATTCGTGCAGGTCGGAACTTACCCGACAAGGAATTTCGCTACCTTAGGATGGTTATAGTTACCACCGCCGTTTACTGGCGCTTAAGTTCTCAGCTTCGCCCCACCGAAATGGAGCTAACCGGTCCCCTTAACGTTCCAGCACCGGGCAGGCGTCAGTCCGTATACATCGCCTTACGGCTTCGCACGGACCTGTGTTTTTAGTAAACAGTCGCTTCTCGCTGGTCTCTGCGGCCACCCCCAGCTCGAACAGTAAATGCTCTCACCAGGCGTGGCCCCCCTTCTCCCGAAGTTACGGGGGCATTTTGCCGAGTTCCTTAACCATAGTTCACCCGAACGCCTCGGTATTCTCTACCTGACCACCTGAGTCGGTTTAGGGTACGGGCCGCCATGAAACTCGCTAGAGGCTTTTCTCGACAGCATAGGATCATCCACTTCACCACAATCGGCTCGGCATCAGGTCTCAGCCTCAAGTGCGACGGATTTACCTATCGCACGGCCTACACCCTTACCCCGGGACAACCACCGCCCGGGATGGACTACCTTCCTGCGTCACCCCATCACTCACCTACTAACCGCTTGGTCCGGCGGCTCCACCACTCCCCTCAACTCCGAAGAGATCAGGGCGGCTTCACGGCCTTAGCATCACGATGCTCGATGTTTGACGCTTCACAGCGGGTACCGGAATATCAACCGGTTATCCATCGACTACGCCTGTCGGCCTCGCCTTAGGTCCCGACTTACCCTGGGCAGATCAGCTTGACCCAGGAACCCTTAGTCAATCGGCGCAAACGTTTCTCACGTTTGTATCGCTACTCATGCCTGCATTCTCACTCGTCAACCGTCCACAACTACCTTCCGGTGCTGCTTCACCCGGCAGACGACGCTCCCCTACCCATCACAGCGGGCGTTGGCCCTACATGCTGCAATGACACGACTTCGGCGGTACGCTTGAGCCCCGCTACATTGTCGGCGCGGAATCACTAGACCAGTGAGCTATTACGCACTCTTTCAAGGGTGGCTGCTTCTAAGCCAACCTCCTGGTTGTCTGTGCGACTCCACATCCTTTCCCACTTAGCGTACGCTTAGGGGCCTTAGTCGATGCTCTGGGCTGTTTCCCTCTCGACCATGGAGCTTATCCCCCACAGTCTCACTGCCGCGCTCTCACTTACCGGCATTCGGAGTTTGGCTAAGGTCAGTAACCCGGTAGGGCCCATCGCCTATCCAGTGCTCTACCTCCGGCAAGAAACACACGACGCTGCACCTAAATGCATTTCGGGGAGAACCAGCTATCACGGAGTTTGATTGGCCTTTCACCCCTAACCACAGGTCATCCCCCAGGTTTTCAACCCTGGTGGGTTCGGTCCTCCACGAAGTCTTACCTCCGCTTCAACCTGCCCATGGCTAGATCACTCCGCTTCGGGTCTTGAGCGTGCTACTAAAAACGCCCTGTTCGGACTCGCTTTCGCTACGGCTACCCCACCCGGGTTAACCTCGCAACACACCGCAAACTCGCAGGCTCATTCTTCAAAAGGCACGCAGTCACGAGAATGTGCAAGCACATTCCGACGCTCCCACGGCTTGTAGGCACACGGTTTCAGGTACTATTTCACTCCCCTCCCGGGGTACTTTTCACCATTCCCTCACGGTACTATCCGCTATCGGTCACCAGGGAATATTTAGGCTTAGCGGGTGGTCCCGCCAGATTCACACGGGATTTCTCGGGCCCCGTGCTACTTGGGTGTCTCTCAAACAAGCCGCTGACATTTCGACTACGGGGGTCTTACCCTCTACGCCGGACCTTTCGCATGTCCTTCGTCTACATCAACGGTTTCTGACTCGTCTCACGGCCGGCAGACCGCAAAAGAGAGATCCCACAACCCCGTATACGCAACCCCTGCCGGGTCTCACACGTACACGGTTTGGCCTCATCCAGTTTCGCTCGCCACTACTCCCGGAATCACGGTTGTTTTCTCTTCCTGAGGGTACTGAGATGTTTCACTTCCCCTCGTTCCCTCCACACTGCCTATGTGTTCAGCAGCGGGTGACAGCCCATGACGACTGCCGGGTTTCCCCATTCGGAAACCCCCGGATCAAAGCCTGGTTGACGACTCCCCGGGGACTATCGTGGCCTCCCACGTCCTTCATCGGTTCCTGGTGCCAAGGCATCCACCGTGCGCCCTTAAAAACTTGGCCACAGATGCTCGCGTCCACTGTGCAGTTCTCAAACAACGACCAACCACCCGTCACAGCCCACCGAAGCGGACTTTTACCGGGGCCGGCAGCTGAGGGGAAGTTCATTCCCTCAGACACCCAACAGCGTGCCCGGCCAGCTCCCGTCCGAAGATCATGCGTTCCACGCTCTGACGAGCAGTACTAGCAGCCCCCGACCCAAGACCTGGCCGAATAGTCAACGTTCCACCCATGAGCAACCAGTGCGAGACGTTCGCTCGCATCCTGGCCTCTGAACCAGCCGAAGCTGATTAAGAAGTGCTCCTTAGAAAGGAGGTGATCCAGCCGCACCTTCCGGTACGGCTACCTTGTTACGACTTCGTCCCAATCGCCAGTCCCACCTTCGACAGCTCCCTCCACAAGGGTTGGGCCACCGGCTTCGGGTGTTACCGACTTTCGTGACGTGACGGGCGGTGTGTACAAGGCCCGGGAACGTATTCACCGCAGCAATGCTGATCTGCGATTACTAGCGACTCCGACTTCATGGGGTCGAGTTGCAGACCCCAATCCGAACTGAGACCGGCTTTTTGAGATTCGCTCCACCTCACGGTATCGCAGCTCATTGTACCGGCCATTGTAGCACGTGTGCAGCCCAAGACATAAGGGGCATGATGACTTGACGTCGTCCCCACCTTCCTCCGAGTTGACCCCGGCGGTCTCCCGTGAGTCCCCAGCACCACAAGGGCCTGCTGGCAACACGGGACAAGGGTTGCGCTCGTTGCGGGACTTAACCCAACATCTCACGACACGAGCTGACGACAGCCATGCACCACCTGTACACCGACCACAAGGGGGCGCCTGTCTCCAGACGTTTCCGGTGTATGTCAAGCCTTGGTAAGGTTCTTCGCGTTGCGTCGAATTAAGCCACATGCTCCGCCGCTTGTGCGGGCCCCCGTCAATTCCTTTGAGTTTTAGCCTTGCGGCCGTACTCCCCAGGCGGGGCACTTAATGCGTTAGCTGCGGCACGGACAACGTGGAATGTTGCCCACACCTAGTGCCCACCGTTTACGGCGTGGACTACCAGGGTATCTAATCCTGTTCGCTCCCCACGCTTTCGCTCCTCAGCGTCAGTATCGGCCCAGAGATCCGCCTTCGCCACCGGTGTTCCTCCTGATATCTGCGCATTTCACCGCTACACCAGGAATTCCGATCTCCCCTACCGAACTCTAGCCTGCCCGTATCGACTGCAGACCCGGGGTTAAGCCCCGGGCTTTCACAACCGACGTGACAAGCCGCCTACGAGCTCTTTACGCCCAATAATTCCGGACAACGCTTGCGCCCTACGTATTACCGCGGCTGCTGGCACGTAGTTAGCCGGCGCTTCTTCTGCAGGTACCGTCACTTTCGCTTCTTCCCTGCTGAAAGAGGTTTACAACCCGAAGGCCGTCATCCCTCACGCGGCGTCGCTGCATCAGGCTTTCGCCCAT
Coding sequences:
- a CDS encoding 30S ribosomal protein bS22, which encodes MGSVIKKRRKRMAKKKHRKLLKRTRVQRRNKK
- a CDS encoding MFS transporter, with amino-acid sequence MTGVLRRGRASLAFGFFAQGVAFALLVTRIPAIQDRYGVSDALLPAFLAAVPVLAGVGSVVTERLVKRIPPSRILRWSQPVVLLALLGVAAGDRMVELAVALAAFGLAVGALDASMNMLGVSLQRAYGRSIMLGFHAAYSLGGILGASLAWAGAHWDLALVVSYLPVVGVLLPAALVASRWYVDADGAGSAEEAGGAGKAEGIVFKALLPLCLVMTFAYIGDATVSNWSAKYLQDVLGSSEQLATVPYNVYMVTTLIGRAVGDFGVRRFGAVAVVRGGAIVAAVGFAVVAGAAGAWVGMAGFTLLGLGLCVIVPQTFAAAGRLFPGASDAAVARLNIFNYVGFLIGSPLVGALGDAWSYRGAMLVPMVLVLVTLVYARSFAAQPDRYGGGHERSRTADVGRGSNEL
- a CDS encoding acetoin utilization protein AcuC, with the protein product MSGRAQLMWDEAVTNYDFGPDHPMDPVRLALTRRLVDAFGLDREMDVVAAKAAGESTLRLVHRPDYIEAVKAASADPRAADQSYGLGTLDDPAFAGMHEASALIAGQSVGAAEAVWRGDALHAVNFAGGLHHAMPAGASGFCIYNDASLAIARLLELGAERVAYVDVDVHHGDGVQAAFWEDPRVLTISLHEHPRTLFPQSGWPEETGADSAEGSAANIALPAGTGDAGWLRAFHSVVPELLAEFRPQVLVTQHGADTHFEDPLAHLAVSLDAQRAVQVACHELAHEYADGRWVALGGGGYAVVEVVPRSWTHLVGIAAGRPIEPEAMIPEGWRQEVFARTRELAPMRMTDGRWPVEWRGWEAGYDPADRLDQAVVAVRRAVFPLRGLLA
- a CDS encoding helix-turn-helix domain-containing protein — protein: MAAAGERPLNEVQFLTVAEVASVMRVSKMTVYRLVHSGHLPAIRVGRSFRVPEQAVHEYLRESYVGVETA
- a CDS encoding NAD-dependent epimerase/dehydratase family protein; the encoded protein is MGKVVLVTGVARHLGGRFVRRIQRDPEVDRVVAVDAVPPEHHLGGADFIRADIRQPTIARVLAETAADTVVHMDVTGTALGSGSRTTVKETNVIGTMQLLGACQKSPTVKRLVVKSSTNVYGSAPRDPAVFTETTPAKSLPSGGFAKDTVEVEGYVRGFARRRPDVAVCVLRFANILGPGADSPLASYFSLPVLPTVLGYDPRLQFVHEDDVVEVLRIASHEPLRGTLNSGTFNIAGDGVLLLSQCARRLGRPTMPLLLPAVTWAGSLVRTLGMTDFSPEQIRLLTHGRAVDTSQMRDTLGFRPRYTTAETFADFARSRGPGLLPPESLAGAVDRIAALPVAGGGHLPTQSAN
- a CDS encoding phosphatase, whose product is MLTSGALRAHLLGARLAGVVATSRETSLRSYRLFAARDPRVLIGIDPEWSWGQRDVIGLMADRCGVSADPRHVSGHDVIDPARTLVALDAFAERLAAAARRAAPVLIGTGHPHRLLDFYAALADALSAAGCAVLTPAKGRCVDITTRFGLRTHILDYVRGVALVREPGASGSGCATGAHTHSPLPVRTALAAVAEAGGPLPELVIGDHGWVCGAGQLGFEAIGLADTDDPALFVGEAEGRVSVVVPLDDAVRSDYYRPLTRYVLNRACLSQ
- a CDS encoding HAD family hydrolase; the protein is MRYDLVIFDNDGVLVDSEPISNRLLAAYLTELGHPTSYEESLRDYMGSAMHRVHDLVEERTGQRLPADFDDVFHARVFAAFERELKAVAGAEEVLAKLAAEGVPYCVASSGSHARIRVGHRTTGLDRWFDEGRIFSSEDVGRGKPAPDLFLHAAERMGVAAERCVVVEDSPLGVRAAVAAGMDVYGFTAMTPAARLEGATGLFAGMGELLDLLV